In the genome of Verrucomicrobiota bacterium, one region contains:
- a CDS encoding NAD(P)(+) transhydrogenase (Re/Si-specific) subunit beta: MSSILVNIAYIAAAILFIFGIKMLGSADTARRGNLISALGMLLAIVVTLFKSGMDYQWVWIGLGVGAVIGAIWARWVKMTGMPELVALFNGFGGLASTLVAWAEYQKYFSEGGIGGVENATFLAVVIVAATWIGGLTFSGSMVAWGKLSGRLSGKPTLLPRQRLIAVVLVVLTISSGTVFGLYPDSPIAYGIFLGVLVAGIGLGIFGVLPIGGGDMPVVISLLNSLSGLAASAAGFAIQNNVLIVAGCLVGCSGLILTLIMCKAMNRNLANVLFSGFGGETQGSTEEVEGEMKAASVSDAYYVLEAARSVVIIPGYGMAVAQAQHVVKELGDLLEDNGAEVSYAIHPVAGRMPGHMNVLLAEADVPYEQLVEMDAINPRMSSVDVAIVIGANDVVNPAASEDSSSPIYGMPIITANEARTVYALKRGQGAGFSGLVNKLYFLERTRMLYGDAKETVAALVAEFKR, encoded by the coding sequence GTGAGCTCGATTCTCGTCAATATCGCTTACATCGCTGCTGCAATCCTTTTCATCTTCGGGATCAAGATGCTCGGCTCTGCCGACACGGCACGTCGAGGTAACCTAATCTCAGCATTGGGTATGTTGCTGGCGATTGTTGTCACCCTTTTTAAGTCCGGAATGGATTACCAGTGGGTGTGGATTGGTCTCGGGGTTGGTGCTGTCATTGGTGCGATTTGGGCGCGTTGGGTCAAAATGACTGGAATGCCGGAACTGGTAGCTCTTTTCAACGGGTTTGGAGGTTTGGCTTCTACTCTCGTCGCTTGGGCGGAGTATCAAAAATACTTTTCGGAAGGTGGAATTGGTGGAGTTGAGAACGCGACTTTTCTGGCGGTTGTAATCGTGGCGGCTACCTGGATCGGAGGACTCACATTCTCGGGCAGTATGGTTGCGTGGGGAAAGCTCTCGGGAAGGCTATCTGGGAAACCTACGCTGCTTCCGAGGCAACGGCTCATTGCCGTTGTTCTTGTGGTGCTAACGATATCAAGCGGAACGGTTTTCGGTCTCTACCCAGACAGTCCGATCGCGTACGGGATATTTCTAGGGGTTCTGGTTGCAGGGATAGGCCTTGGTATTTTCGGCGTGCTGCCTATTGGCGGTGGGGACATGCCGGTAGTGATTTCGCTGCTCAATAGTCTTTCGGGCTTGGCTGCGTCGGCAGCGGGATTCGCGATTCAGAACAATGTTCTGATTGTTGCCGGTTGTTTGGTAGGCTGCTCAGGTCTGATTTTGACCTTAATTATGTGCAAGGCCATGAACCGCAATCTGGCAAACGTCTTGTTCAGCGGGTTTGGCGGAGAAACTCAGGGAAGCACTGAGGAAGTAGAGGGTGAGATGAAAGCGGCCTCTGTATCGGATGCCTACTACGTTTTGGAAGCTGCTCGCTCTGTAGTCATCATACCTGGATACGGAATGGCGGTTGCTCAGGCTCAACACGTGGTCAAGGAATTGGGCGATCTTCTGGAAGATAACGGCGCCGAAGTCTCCTACGCGATTCATCCGGTGGCTGGCAGGATGCCGGGCCATATGAATGTGCTACTAGCAGAGGCTGATGTTCCCTACGAGCAGTTGGTCGAGATGGATGCGATCAACCCGCGGATGTCATCCGTTGATGTGGCTATCGTGATTGGTGCAAATGATGTCGTTAATCCTGCAGCGTCAGAAGATTCTTCCAGCCCAATCTACGGGATGCCTATCATCACGGCCAATGAAGCCCGAACGGTATACGCTCTCAAGCGAGGACAGGGCGCCGGATTCTCGGGCCTGGTGAACAAGCTGTATTTTCTTGAAAGAACAAGAATGCTCTACGGTGATGCAAAAGAAACGGTGGCAGCGCTCGTAGCGGAGTTCAAAAGGTAG
- a CDS encoding NAD(P) transhydrogenase subunit alpha, whose translation MELVLLLFIFTLAAFLGFELIAKVPSQLHTPLMSGSNAISGITIVGAIMATGLSDSTFSHVLGFVALVLATVNVVGGYLVTNRMLVMFKKKEKDSQ comes from the coding sequence ATGGAACTAGTACTACTACTCTTTATTTTCACCCTAGCCGCGTTTCTCGGATTTGAGTTAATTGCCAAGGTTCCTTCCCAACTTCACACGCCACTTATGTCGGGATCGAACGCGATATCCGGCATCACAATTGTAGGTGCGATCATGGCAACAGGGCTCTCCGATTCGACGTTCTCTCATGTTCTTGGCTTTGTTGCGCTCGTTTTGGCTACGGTAAATGTTGTGGGCGGCTATCTGGTCACCAACCGCATGCTAGTGATGTTCAAGAAGAAGGAGAAGGACTCACAGTGA
- a CDS encoding NAD(P) transhydrogenase subunit alpha, translated as MVVFIPNESRAGERRCAVSPETVKKYREFEVPVEVLVETGLGEASGFSDEDFRSVGATVLPSPVEGLARANIVLGVRPPDLDLVKDYQAGSLSISLLDPKVNSDLVQAFAERGVNAISLEMIPRTTLAQKMDVQSSQSSLAGFSAVITAAQLLGKVFPMMMTPAGTISPARVFVIGVGVAGLQAIATAKRLGARVEAYDTRPDVEEQVKSLGAKYFKIDIGKTGQTDQGYAKELSPEQIELQKKGMARACANADVVITTAKVFGRPAPRIVTKEMLAQMRPGALVVDLAADSGGNVEGTVAGEVVELDKGIRIVGTTCLEATVARDASGMLASNLLALIDHFYDKGADGFGYREDDEILQGCLVVKDGKIIKDSFKTS; from the coding sequence ATGGTAGTCTTTATTCCAAATGAGTCTCGGGCAGGGGAGAGGCGGTGTGCCGTCTCCCCTGAAACGGTAAAGAAATACCGCGAGTTCGAAGTTCCAGTGGAGGTTTTGGTTGAAACCGGTCTCGGGGAGGCGTCAGGTTTTTCTGACGAGGATTTCCGATCCGTTGGCGCGACAGTTTTGCCCTCTCCGGTAGAGGGTTTGGCGAGAGCGAACATTGTTCTTGGGGTGCGGCCGCCCGATCTGGACCTGGTGAAGGATTATCAGGCGGGTAGTCTCTCAATCAGCCTTCTGGACCCGAAGGTAAATTCGGACTTGGTTCAGGCCTTTGCCGAGCGAGGCGTAAACGCAATTAGCCTTGAAATGATTCCCCGAACGACTCTTGCGCAGAAAATGGATGTTCAGAGCTCGCAGTCCAGCCTCGCTGGGTTTTCAGCTGTGATCACAGCCGCCCAGCTCTTGGGAAAAGTGTTTCCGATGATGATGACGCCGGCTGGAACGATATCTCCGGCTCGCGTTTTTGTGATCGGAGTTGGAGTGGCTGGACTTCAGGCAATTGCGACTGCGAAACGCCTTGGTGCCAGGGTCGAAGCGTACGACACCCGTCCCGATGTGGAGGAGCAGGTAAAGTCGCTGGGAGCGAAGTATTTTAAAATCGATATTGGGAAGACGGGCCAGACCGACCAAGGTTACGCAAAAGAGCTCAGTCCTGAACAGATTGAGTTGCAGAAGAAAGGAATGGCGAGAGCCTGTGCGAATGCCGACGTGGTCATCACTACCGCCAAAGTTTTTGGGCGGCCTGCTCCCCGGATTGTGACCAAGGAAATGTTGGCCCAGATGCGGCCGGGCGCCTTGGTCGTTGATTTGGCTGCAGACAGTGGAGGCAATGTGGAGGGAACGGTTGCAGGAGAAGTAGTCGAATTGGACAAGGGAATAAGGATAGTTGGCACTACGTGCCTGGAGGCCACCGTTGCTCGGGACGCATCGGGAATGCTAGCCTCGAACCTACTCGCTTTGATCGATCATTTTTATGACAAAGGAGCCGACGGTTTTGGCTACCGGGAAGACGATGAAATTTTGCAGGGATGCCTCGTTGTGAAGGATGGCAAAATCATCAAAGATTCTTTCAAGACATCCTGA
- the galK gene encoding galactokinase, translated as MSDVHRVFETLFQRKPVFVTRAPGRVEFIGNHTDHNGGQVLGAAVNRFLRVGVAPREDGEVHFASEGNPKVEVFPDIESALSRGEGWLRYPLGVLQLLREKGVSFDGGFSFLVSSAIPSGAGLSSSAAFELASSLAFEELSGQTIDRLERVRLCRRAENEVVGVPCGILDQGVSGFGEENRLVHIDCADETIRTVAGPVDSCLWVFESGIKHSLVDSLYAERHGECVQAFEMIREVFPEIQFLAHVTPAQLDEVEDRMPEVIVKRARHVIGENRRVEQCVRLLEISDLEGVGRLLKESHWSSSKLFENSIPELDTLVSLLSQEDLVFGARLTGGGFGGAVMALGSNDFSEEDARRVADSFADEYGSSPRFAKMSITEGAVVEVSKP; from the coding sequence TTGAGTGACGTTCACAGAGTTTTTGAAACCCTCTTTCAAAGGAAGCCTGTCTTTGTAACCCGTGCCCCTGGCCGAGTAGAGTTTATAGGGAACCATACTGATCACAACGGAGGGCAGGTTCTAGGTGCTGCTGTGAATCGGTTCCTTAGGGTTGGCGTTGCTCCAAGAGAGGATGGTGAGGTCCATTTCGCTTCGGAAGGGAATCCGAAAGTAGAAGTGTTTCCTGACATCGAGTCAGCTCTTTCCCGAGGAGAGGGTTGGCTTCGCTATCCGTTGGGGGTCCTACAGCTACTGCGGGAGAAGGGTGTCAGTTTTGATGGTGGGTTCTCTTTCCTGGTGTCCAGCGCAATCCCCTCAGGAGCAGGGTTAAGCAGTAGTGCGGCTTTCGAATTGGCGTCATCGCTGGCTTTTGAAGAGCTCTCTGGTCAAACCATCGACCGTCTTGAAAGGGTCCGTCTTTGCAGACGAGCTGAGAACGAAGTAGTCGGTGTCCCCTGTGGAATTCTTGATCAGGGAGTGTCCGGGTTCGGAGAAGAAAATCGTCTGGTTCATATCGACTGTGCGGACGAGACGATTCGGACGGTTGCTGGTCCGGTAGACTCGTGTTTGTGGGTGTTTGAGTCAGGAATCAAACACAGCCTTGTCGATTCCCTGTATGCGGAGCGCCACGGCGAGTGCGTGCAAGCTTTTGAAATGATTCGGGAAGTATTTCCGGAAATTCAGTTTCTTGCGCATGTGACACCGGCGCAACTTGATGAAGTAGAAGATCGCATGCCGGAGGTGATCGTGAAACGGGCGCGTCACGTCATCGGCGAGAACCGACGAGTCGAACAGTGTGTGCGGCTTTTAGAGATCTCTGATTTAGAGGGTGTGGGTCGACTATTGAAGGAATCGCATTGGAGTTCTTCCAAACTTTTCGAGAATAGTATTCCGGAATTGGATACTTTGGTGTCCTTGTTGAGTCAGGAAGATCTCGTATTCGGTGCACGTCTTACTGGAGGTGGCTTTGGTGGCGCAGTGATGGCTCTAGGGTCCAATGACTTTTCAGAGGAAGACGCTCGGAGAGTAGCGGATTCTTTTGCTGACGAGTATGGAAGTTCGCCACGCTTCGCAAAGATGTCGATAACCGAGGGAGCTGTCGTGGAAGTTTCAAAGCCCTAG
- a CDS encoding HU family DNA-binding protein: MNKAELVEQIQSNLGDDTSKAAAERSLTAVLDAIKTSIASAGKEVKLSGDASKAEAVQLVGFGTFSVVRRDARSGHNPATGEAIKIKAAKNVKFKPGAGLKDLL, translated from the coding sequence ATGAATAAAGCAGAACTCGTCGAACAAATCCAATCCAACTTAGGGGACGACACCTCGAAAGCAGCCGCAGAGCGCTCTTTGACTGCCGTCCTTGACGCTATCAAAACCAGCATCGCGTCAGCTGGAAAAGAAGTGAAGCTGAGTGGTGATGCCAGCAAGGCAGAGGCCGTTCAACTCGTTGGTTTCGGAACCTTCTCTGTAGTCCGCCGTGATGCACGCTCCGGTCACAATCCTGCAACTGGTGAAGCGATCAAGATCAAGGCTGCCAAGAACGTGAAGTTCAAGCCAGGGGCTGGACTGAAGGACCTCCTCTAA